CGTCGATCATGCTGTCGCCGCGCACCCGCAGGGCGAAGTTCTCGCCGCTCCCCAGCAGGCTGCGCGGGATCTCGATCTTCTCGGGGGTCTCGATCGGCTCGATCGGCCTGCCCGCTGCGACGGTCCCGAGCAGCGGAATGGTGAACGACGGCGTGCCGTGCTCCACCAGCGTCAAAGCGCGCTTGCGGTTCCCCCACGGGCTGCGCACGTACCCCTTCTCCTCCAGCGCCTTGAGGTGCTTCGCCACGGCGTTGGTGGAGCGCAGGTGCAGGGCCCGCCCGATCTCCTGGTAGGTGGGAGCCTCGCCGTGCCGGGCGATGTAGTCCTGCAGGAACTGGTAGATCTCGCGCTGCCGGGCGGTCAGGTACATGGAGCTGTGCTATCCCTTCCCCGCGAAGTGCGGGTTCTCGATGAGTCCGAGGACGTTGCCGAACGGGTCGATGACGGTCGCCACCTTGATGTCATCCCCCACCTCCTGCACGGCGTCCTTGGGCTTCGCCCCCATCTCGACCAGCCGGCTGAAGGCGGCCTTGGCGTCGGGCACTCCCCAGTAGCTCACGCCGGCGCTTCCCTTGCGAATACCGGCCGAGTCGGGATCCAGCCCCAGCTCGAAGCCCCCCACGTTGAAGCCGACATAGAACGGCTTGTCGAAGTAGGGCTTCATCTTCAGCGCCTGGGCGTACCAGCTCTTTGCCTCGTCCAGATTCTCCACGTGGTAAATCACCGTCCTGAGTCCCTGGAACATGACAGCCTCCTTGTCCCCCTTTACGGGGAAGAAGCGGTTCGTGGGAGATCAAGAAGATAGGTGAAAGTCAGGTGAAAGTCAACTATCCCTGAATGCGCGTTCGGAGATGCGCACTTGAACTCTTAGCCTCTTGACAGAAGTCTTACCTGAGCCTAGTTTCTTGGAAGAAACTCACTTCAGAAGGCAACAACGTGAAACACTCTTGGTGCCGGAAGATGTTCTTAATCTGCACTGGCATCTTCTGGGGATTCACATCCATCTCTGCTCCGCAGCGCGA
This portion of the Candidatus Polarisedimenticolia bacterium genome encodes:
- the lexA gene encoding transcriptional repressor LexA codes for the protein MYLTARQREIYQFLQDYIARHGEAPTYQEIGRALHLRSTNAVAKHLKALEEKGYVRSPWGNRKRALTLVEHGTPSFTIPLLGTVAAGRPIEPIETPEKIEIPRSLLGSGENFALRVRGDSMIDDGIRDGDVVIVRRQAVARNGDTVVAVVDGEATVKRFYRGADRVELRPANPALKPLFLDETAGTLEIRGVVVGLIRKFPV
- a CDS encoding VOC family protein encodes the protein MFQGLRTVIYHVENLDEAKSWYAQALKMKPYFDKPFYVGFNVGGFELGLDPDSAGIRKGSAGVSYWGVPDAKAAFSRLVEMGAKPKDAVQEVGDDIKVATVIDPFGNVLGLIENPHFAGKG